In Pseudomonas asiatica, the following are encoded in one genomic region:
- a CDS encoding type VI secretion system Vgr family protein, with protein MYRQSDLRFSFQPLAGDIQFEVISFELDEAISAPFQLKLELISHEDEVDFGQLLDKPVLFTIWQHERPLRYVHGVTSSFSQGETGFYRTRYHALVEPLLARGGLRSNWRIFQQKTVPQILEIMLKRQCILHFELHTFGDHQVREFCVQAGETDLDFIARLAGEEGFIYRFEHTPKQHLLVITDRLLALGQISRGAIKTEDDDEGLPEEDDVGPDQVLYRANSGGDQARPCLRRLRYSEQVRTARQVQRDYTFTNPQYRQEHRADDSGIAHQSRDYERFDYPGRYKRDVVGVPFTATRLTALRHDARIAEVEGDDVRLQPGLSFTLIEHPRKDLNTHWRVMRVHHEGSQFTSLQEEAAGAEQGTRYSQEAVLVPGRIEWRPAPLDKPRIDGPHMATVVGPPGEEIYCDEWGRVKVSFPWDRESRNNEFSSCWVRVSQGWAGGSWGSMAIPRIGQDVIIQYVNADPDQPMITGRTYCGDQLPPYELPEHKTRMTIKSQTHKGNGCNELRFEDELGRQEVYVHAERNMNTKVKHDQTLNVGNDRATATGRDQNTSIARDETIDTGRDRRDHVHQDRFTSIDRNDIHTIGNTSRITIAADHSLSIGGNQSLVIEGTRAIEARTAQRLLTRYYMLQGTERIHIRGPSGKIILDTNGITIEAPNIHFKGNVTYQTPVQAQVEAIEAAIREGSPLIEECPFAGKDDA; from the coding sequence ATGTACCGACAATCTGATCTGCGCTTCAGCTTTCAACCCTTGGCTGGCGACATTCAATTCGAGGTGATTTCATTCGAACTCGACGAAGCCATCAGCGCACCATTCCAGTTGAAGCTGGAGCTGATCAGTCACGAAGATGAAGTCGACTTCGGTCAGTTGCTCGACAAGCCGGTACTGTTCACGATCTGGCAGCACGAACGCCCACTGCGCTACGTGCACGGCGTGACAAGCAGCTTCAGCCAAGGTGAAACGGGCTTTTATCGCACCCGTTACCATGCCTTGGTCGAGCCCCTCCTGGCCCGCGGCGGGTTGCGTTCGAACTGGCGAATCTTCCAGCAGAAAACCGTGCCGCAGATTCTCGAAATCATGCTCAAGCGCCAGTGCATCCTTCATTTCGAGTTGCACACTTTTGGCGACCATCAGGTGCGCGAGTTTTGCGTACAGGCCGGTGAAACAGACCTCGACTTCATCGCCCGCCTGGCGGGTGAAGAGGGTTTCATCTATCGCTTCGAGCACACGCCAAAACAACACCTGCTGGTCATCACCGACCGACTGCTGGCGCTGGGGCAGATCAGCCGAGGCGCGATCAAGACCGAAGACGACGATGAAGGGCTTCCTGAAGAGGACGACGTCGGCCCCGACCAGGTGCTGTACCGCGCCAACAGCGGTGGTGATCAGGCCAGGCCTTGCCTGCGCCGCCTGCGCTACAGCGAGCAGGTACGCACCGCACGACAGGTACAGCGGGACTACACCTTCACCAACCCGCAGTACCGGCAGGAACACCGCGCAGATGACAGTGGCATCGCCCATCAGTCCCGGGATTATGAGCGCTTCGACTACCCCGGCCGTTACAAGCGCGATGTGGTCGGCGTCCCCTTCACCGCCACGCGACTCACGGCCCTGCGCCATGACGCCCGTATTGCCGAGGTAGAGGGCGACGATGTGCGGCTGCAACCAGGCCTGAGCTTCACCCTCATCGAACACCCCCGCAAAGACCTCAACACACACTGGCGCGTGATGCGCGTGCATCACGAGGGGAGCCAATTCACCAGCCTGCAAGAAGAAGCAGCCGGAGCCGAACAGGGAACGCGCTACTCGCAGGAAGCCGTGCTGGTGCCCGGCCGGATCGAATGGCGACCTGCGCCGCTGGACAAACCGCGCATCGATGGCCCGCACATGGCCACCGTCGTCGGTCCACCCGGCGAGGAGATCTATTGTGACGAATGGGGACGGGTCAAGGTCAGCTTCCCCTGGGATCGCGAGAGCAGAAACAACGAGTTCAGCTCCTGCTGGGTGCGCGTATCACAAGGTTGGGCAGGCGGCAGCTGGGGCTCGATGGCTATCCCACGCATCGGCCAGGACGTGATCATCCAGTACGTCAACGCCGACCCCGACCAGCCAATGATCACCGGGCGCACCTACTGCGGCGATCAACTGCCGCCCTACGAGCTGCCGGAACACAAGACGCGCATGACCATCAAGAGTCAGACCCACAAGGGTAATGGCTGCAACGAACTGCGTTTCGAAGATGAACTGGGTCGGCAGGAAGTGTACGTGCATGCCGAAAGGAACATGAATACCAAGGTCAAACACGACCAGACCCTGAACGTCGGCAATGATCGCGCCACTGCGACAGGCCGGGACCAAAACACCAGCATTGCGCGTGACGAGACTATCGATACCGGACGTGATCGCCGCGATCATGTTCACCAGGACCGATTCACCAGCATCGACCGCAACGATATCCACACCATTGGCAACACAAGCCGCATCACCATTGCCGCCGACCACAGCCTGAGTATCGGCGGCAATCAGTCGCTCGTCATCGAAGGTACGCGCGCCATTGAAGCCCGTACTGCACAACGCCTGCTGACCCGGTATTACATGCTTCAGGGCACGGAACGCATCCACATCCGTGGCCCGAGCGGCAAGATCATCCTCGATACCAACGGCATCACTATCGAGGCTCCCAACATCCACTTCAAAGGCAATGTCACCTACCAGACACCTGTGCAGGCCCAGGTCGAAGCCATCGAGGCCGCCATTCGAGAAGGCTCACCGCTGATTGAAGAATGCCCCTTTGCCGGGAAGGACGACGCATGA
- a CDS encoding DUF4123 domain-containing protein, translating into MSLHQQLSEGSLYTGVVSASLFVLAEASANPGLLGRLEFHSTRHQCLWHLDHHTGLEKHAPLLFQLTAGSELDAWLGGLDGAFACTVAETTLPLEALARHLRRFGKVQEGRRRYFMRLGDPRSLSFYVGSLTHQPDTLARLFDHGRIRRLYFHDSRTGLALGAQPLFEQTESSIEREGCLAWLPLRHEVPA; encoded by the coding sequence ATGAGCCTGCACCAGCAATTAAGCGAAGGCAGCCTGTACACGGGTGTCGTCAGTGCAAGCCTGTTCGTGCTTGCCGAAGCGTCGGCCAATCCGGGCCTGCTGGGCAGGCTCGAGTTTCATTCCACCCGACACCAATGCCTATGGCACCTGGACCATCACACCGGGCTGGAGAAGCATGCGCCATTACTGTTCCAGCTGACAGCAGGCAGCGAACTGGATGCCTGGCTTGGCGGCCTGGACGGGGCCTTCGCCTGTACTGTCGCCGAGACCACTCTGCCCCTCGAAGCCCTCGCGAGGCACCTGCGCCGCTTTGGCAAAGTCCAGGAAGGCCGACGTCGGTACTTCATGAGGCTTGGTGATCCTCGGTCGCTAAGCTTCTATGTCGGCTCACTGACGCACCAGCCAGACACCCTGGCCCGGCTGTTCGATCACGGACGCATACGCAGACTCTACTTTCACGATTCACGAACCGGGCTTGCACTTGGCGCACAGCCGCTGTTCGAGCAAACAGAAAGCAGCATCGAACGGGAAGGCTGCCTGGCCTGGCTGCCATTGCGCCACGAGGTCCCTGCATGA
- a CDS encoding PAAR domain-containing protein, producing the protein MSRQGAIRKGDPHSGGGRMGEGSGVLVNGRQQCVLGDRAPCALHGGTFALVSGGDGSVLFNGISLVFEPAELACGCKVSSTCSGPYAKEG; encoded by the coding sequence ATGTCCCGACAAGGTGCGATTCGAAAAGGCGATCCCCACAGCGGGGGTGGTCGGATGGGGGAAGGAAGCGGAGTTCTTGTCAACGGGCGGCAGCAATGCGTCCTCGGAGATCGTGCGCCATGCGCGCTTCATGGAGGGACATTTGCGTTGGTCTCTGGCGGTGACGGTAGTGTCTTGTTCAACGGTATTTCGTTGGTGTTCGAGCCGGCAGAGCTTGCTTGTGGGTGCAAGGTTTCATCTACCTGTTCGGGACCTTATGCCAAAGAGGGCTGA
- a CDS encoding RHS repeat-associated core domain-containing protein — MALISANSFDGLSSGSEVHSVERKAHRIYRFYCKERMVNEVQGLLYTSLMQNADQLLAQQQRKGDACVNTLLAVDQHRTVVNTERVRQALNYSPYGFCSEILVALGFNGERPDQITRNYPLGNGYREFSPVLMRFNTPDSMSPFMLGGLNPYAYCLGDPINSEDSSGHFSVRGFFGRLYGIYARNATGVYGFMQRGRKVLETIVPLGRVSRKNIPEGHMLVGYHGSNEIYTGSLEAGVTSQIGGHDRCGVGFYISQNYNVASGYAEIPSNRRRGHVFGVYSKNINELRKGIDFDYIDSGDESMVIRPGAFDKIVVRAEVRGPLVRRDSYYEKSPNAHFYR; from the coding sequence ATGGCACTCATTTCGGCAAACAGTTTTGACGGCCTTTCATCAGGTTCCGAAGTTCACTCAGTTGAGCGGAAGGCTCATAGGATTTACAGGTTCTACTGTAAAGAACGTATGGTTAATGAAGTGCAAGGCTTGTTGTATACTTCCCTCATGCAGAATGCGGATCAATTATTAGCTCAGCAGCAGCGTAAAGGTGATGCATGCGTTAACACATTGCTAGCAGTGGATCAGCATCGAACGGTGGTCAATACCGAACGTGTACGGCAGGCCTTGAACTATTCACCTTATGGATTTTGTTCGGAAATTCTGGTGGCGCTTGGCTTCAATGGTGAGCGACCAGATCAAATTACGCGAAATTATCCGTTGGGTAATGGCTATCGAGAGTTTAGTCCGGTTTTGATGCGTTTCAATACTCCTGATAGCATGAGTCCGTTTATGCTTGGTGGTTTAAATCCATATGCGTATTGCCTAGGGGACCCTATAAATTCGGAAGATTCAAGTGGGCATTTCTCAGTGCGAGGATTTTTTGGGAGGTTGTACGGGATATATGCGAGAAATGCCACAGGCGTTTATGGGTTTATGCAAAGGGGGCGAAAGGTGCTCGAAACGATCGTGCCTCTTGGGAGAGTATCCCGTAAGAATATACCAGAAGGTCATATGCTCGTAGGCTATCACGGCAGTAATGAAATCTATACCGGTAGCTTGGAGGCAGGAGTCACGAGTCAAATAGGGGGGCACGACAGGTGTGGGGTAGGATTTTACATCTCACAAAATTATAATGTCGCCTCAGGGTATGCGGAAATCCCCTCAAATCGTCGCCGCGGACATGTCTTTGGAGTGTATTCAAAAAATATAAACGAATTAAGAAAGGGCATTGATTTTGACTATATAGATTCCGGGGATGAAAGTATGGTAATTCGTCCGGGTGCATTTGATAAAATAGTTGTTCGTGCAGAGGTAAGAGGCCCGCTCGTTCGTAGGGATTCATATTATGAAAAAAGTCCGAATGCGCATTTTTATCGCTGA
- a CDS encoding CsgG/HfaB family protein produces the protein MKRLLSTLLILTALGLHGCGLREPMPAEQDSETPTLTPRASTYYDLINMPRPKGRLMAVVYGFRDQTGQYKPTPASSFSTSVTQGAASMLMDALNASGWFVVLEREGLQNLLTERKIIRASQKKPDVPENIMGELPPLQAANLMLEGGIIAYDTNVRSGGEGARYLGIDISREYRVDQVTVNLRAVDVRTGQVLANVMTSKTIYSVGRSAGVFKFIEFKKLLEAEVGYTTNEPAQLCVLSAIEAAVGHLLAQGIERRLWQVAGDAGEGQATVDKYLSQNQQP, from the coding sequence ATGAAACGTTTGCTGAGCACGCTGCTGATCCTCACCGCCCTGGGTCTGCACGGTTGTGGCCTGCGCGAACCGATGCCCGCCGAACAGGATTCGGAAACCCCGACCCTGACCCCCCGTGCCTCGACCTACTACGACCTGATCAACATGCCACGGCCCAAGGGTCGGTTGATGGCGGTGGTGTACGGCTTCCGCGACCAGACCGGGCAGTACAAGCCGACCCCGGCCAGCTCGTTCTCCACCAGCGTCACCCAAGGCGCGGCAAGCATGCTGATGGACGCCCTGAACGCCAGCGGCTGGTTCGTGGTGCTGGAGCGTGAAGGCCTGCAGAACCTGCTGACCGAGCGCAAGATCATCCGTGCTTCGCAGAAAAAGCCCGACGTGCCGGAAAACATCATGGGCGAGCTGCCACCGCTGCAGGCCGCCAACCTGATGCTGGAGGGCGGGATCATCGCCTACGACACCAACGTGCGCAGCGGCGGCGAAGGTGCCCGCTACCTGGGGATAGACATCTCCCGCGAGTACCGCGTCGACCAGGTGACCGTGAACCTGCGCGCGGTGGACGTGCGCACCGGGCAGGTCCTGGCCAATGTGATGACCAGCAAGACCATCTATTCGGTTGGGCGCAGTGCGGGGGTGTTCAAGTTCATCGAGTTCAAGAAGCTGCTCGAGGCCGAGGTGGGGTACACCACCAATGAACCGGCGCAGCTGTGCGTGCTGTCGGCGATCGAGGCGGCGGTGGGGCACTTGCTGGCGCAGGGGATTGAACGGCGGCTGTGGCAGGTGGCGGGGGATGCGGGGGAGGGGCAGGCTACGGTGGACAAGTATTTGAGCCAGAATCAGCAGCCGTGA
- a CDS encoding curli assembly protein CsgF translates to MKHHIPRCIAACLLASACAAQATELVYTPVNPAFGGNPLNGTWLLNNAQAQNDYDDPDLKDRSSAFAGTTALERFSNQLESRMLSQLLDNISNGNTGSMATDAFLIDVIDDSGALSIKVTDRATGEISIIEVSGLNP, encoded by the coding sequence ATGAAGCACCACATACCCCGTTGCATCGCCGCCTGCCTGTTGGCCAGCGCGTGTGCCGCCCAGGCCACCGAGCTGGTGTACACCCCGGTCAACCCGGCCTTTGGCGGCAACCCGCTCAATGGCACCTGGTTGCTGAACAATGCGCAGGCGCAGAACGACTACGACGACCCCGACCTCAAGGACCGTTCCTCGGCCTTTGCCGGCACCACGGCCCTGGAGCGCTTCAGCAACCAGCTGGAGTCGCGGATGTTGTCGCAGTTGCTGGACAACATCAGTAACGGCAACACCGGCAGCATGGCGACCGATGCGTTTCTCATCGACGTCATTGACGATTCCGGGGCCCTGAGCATCAAGGTCACCGATCGCGCCACAGGAGAAATTTCGATCATTGAGGTCAGCGGCCTGAACCCTTGA
- the csgE gene encoding curli production assembly/transport protein CsgE has product MSRLAALCLGLLLVAVLATSARAGDEDEMQGFIVDNTISHIGHDFYYYFADRLRATSRLDFNLVVRERPDARWGSLVTVEFEREVVYRRFLPPNTTELKDEAVAAADLVKQQIIQRKLQRLLQDTTDLERDEL; this is encoded by the coding sequence ATGAGCCGCCTGGCCGCGCTGTGCCTGGGCCTGCTGCTGGTGGCAGTGCTGGCCACCTCGGCCAGGGCCGGGGACGAGGACGAGATGCAAGGCTTCATCGTCGACAACACCATCTCGCACATCGGCCACGACTTTTACTACTACTTCGCCGACCGCCTGCGCGCCACCAGCCGGTTGGATTTCAACCTGGTGGTGCGCGAACGCCCGGATGCCCGCTGGGGCAGCCTGGTCACCGTGGAGTTCGAGCGTGAGGTGGTGTACCGCCGCTTCCTGCCGCCGAACACCACCGAGCTCAAGGACGAGGCCGTTGCAGCAGCCGACCTGGTCAAGCAGCAAATCATCCAACGCAAGTTGCAACGCCTGCTGCAGGACACCACCGATCTGGAGAGGGACGAGCTATGA
- a CDS encoding type II secretion system protein yields MAACSRNGKADAGFTYLGVLLLIAVSSVALAATGTLWASAAQRDRERQLLWVGSQYAQALRSYYRASPGLAQYPQELADLLQDNRFPQARRHIRRLYPDPITNSDDWGLLRSIDGRITGVHSRSDATPFKRSGFSAEWSGFDGLEHYSDWQFVAEQAFTESAGGVQTHAGPGDTP; encoded by the coding sequence ATGGCAGCCTGTTCGCGGAATGGTAAGGCCGACGCCGGCTTCACCTACCTGGGCGTATTGCTGCTGATTGCGGTCAGCAGCGTGGCCCTGGCCGCCACCGGCACGCTCTGGGCCAGTGCTGCCCAGCGTGACCGCGAACGCCAGCTGTTGTGGGTAGGCAGCCAGTATGCCCAGGCCCTGCGCAGCTACTACCGCGCCTCGCCGGGGCTGGCCCAGTATCCGCAGGAACTGGCCGACCTGCTGCAGGACAACCGCTTCCCGCAGGCCAGGCGGCACATTCGCCGGTTGTACCCCGACCCCATCACCAACAGTGACGATTGGGGCCTGCTGCGCTCGATCGATGGCCGCATCACCGGCGTGCACAGCCGCTCGGACGCCACCCCGTTCAAGCGCAGTGGCTTCAGCGCCGAATGGAGCGGTTTCGATGGGCTGGAACATTACAGCGACTGGCAGTTCGTCGCCGAACAGGCCTTTACCGAAAGTGCCGGTGGCGTGCAGACCCATGCCGGCCCGGGAGACACGCCATGA
- a CDS encoding type II secretion system protein, producing the protein MKRSRGFTLIELLVVLAIIATLMTIAMPRYFNSLESSREATLRQSLAVLREALDHYYGDTGHYPDSLEQLVEQRYLRNTPIDPITERSDAWQLVPPPEGVAGGVADIKSGATGRARDGSLFAEW; encoded by the coding sequence ATGAAACGCAGCCGGGGCTTCACCCTGATCGAACTGCTGGTGGTGCTGGCGATCATCGCCACGTTGATGACCATTGCCATGCCGCGCTACTTCAACAGCCTGGAAAGCTCCCGCGAAGCCACCCTGCGCCAGAGCCTAGCGGTGCTGCGCGAGGCGCTGGACCACTACTACGGCGACACCGGCCACTACCCGGACTCGCTGGAGCAATTGGTGGAACAGCGTTACCTGCGCAACACCCCGATAGACCCGATCACCGAGCGCAGCGATGCCTGGCAGCTGGTGCCACCGCCCGAAGGCGTGGCTGGCGGCGTGGCCGATATCAAGAGCGGTGCCACAGGGAGGGCGCGCGATGGCAGCCTGTTCGCGGAATGGTAA
- a CDS encoding type II secretion system protein — protein MIAQRRMQGFSLIEVVLTLALLGLLASMAAPLTETVVRRGKEQQLREALYQIRDAIDAYKRAFDAGYIEKRLDASGYPPNLQVLVDGVRDVRSAKGAKFYFLRRIPHDPLVAAKGEDEGGWGLRAYDSSPDNPREGEDVFDVYSKARGKGLNNIPYGQW, from the coding sequence ATGATCGCGCAGCGCCGCATGCAGGGCTTCAGCCTGATCGAGGTGGTGCTGACCCTGGCACTGCTCGGGCTGCTTGCCAGCATGGCCGCGCCGCTGACCGAAACCGTGGTGCGCCGCGGCAAGGAACAGCAGCTGCGCGAGGCGCTGTACCAGATTCGCGACGCCATCGACGCCTACAAGCGCGCGTTCGATGCCGGCTACATCGAGAAGCGCCTGGACGCCAGTGGCTACCCGCCGAACCTGCAGGTGCTGGTCGACGGCGTGCGCGATGTGCGCAGCGCCAAGGGCGCCAAGTTCTACTTCCTGCGGCGCATCCCGCACGACCCGCTGGTGGCGGCCAAGGGTGAGGACGAAGGCGGGTGGGGGCTGCGCGCCTATGACAGCAGCCCCGACAACCCGCGCGAAGGTGAAGACGTGTTCGACGTGTATTCCAAGGCCCGCGGCAAAGGCCTGAACAACATCCCCTACGGGCAATGGTGA
- a CDS encoding secretin N-terminal domain-containing protein — protein MKSSKLCKPAPFLLVALCVAIAGCGSSAVRKDSEQLMKEGQYEAGIASLEEALREDPRDTELNIALAHSRQAAVEALLTQADADRIRHDFASARMGYGRVLTLEPNNRRAQEGIRQLELIRTLDERVALGQAALRQGDLFGAERYMREVLRLDPQNQKGIALRSDIENVQARTAQPFPQLRSKLERPVTLEFRDANLKTIFEVLSQVAGINFIFDKDMRPDMKATIFVRELRIEDAVALLLEQNQLRQKIVNENTLMIYPDSPQKTKDYQELVMRTFYLTSIDSNTALNMVKTMLKTRDVFVDERLNTLTMRDTPDAVRMAEKLLQSQDQSNPEVVLEVEVMEVATSRILDLGLQWPNTFGVLSSDGQPVSVLDQLKGIDSSRISIAPAPQAKINAQDKDINTLASPVIRVSNREQARIHIGQRVPIISATSVPSTQGPVITESVTYLDVGLKLEVQPTVHLNNEVAIKVALEVSNATPLEATRQGTIPVQVDTRNAQTTLRLHDGETQVLAGLVRNDHNASGNKIPGLGDIPGLGRLFGSNKDDMSKSELVLAITPRIVRNLPYQSPSDMEFATGTESAMQVRQMAPLPPADVPGNAPATDAPVVESQMAIAPPKGSPRP, from the coding sequence ATGAAGTCGTCAAAGCTGTGCAAACCGGCTCCGTTCCTGCTAGTGGCGCTGTGCGTGGCCATTGCCGGCTGCGGCTCCAGTGCGGTACGCAAGGACAGCGAACAGCTGATGAAGGAGGGCCAGTACGAAGCCGGCATCGCCAGCCTGGAAGAAGCCCTGCGCGAGGACCCGCGTGACACCGAGCTGAACATCGCCCTGGCCCACAGCCGCCAGGCCGCGGTCGAGGCGCTGCTGACCCAGGCCGACGCCGACCGCATCCGCCACGACTTCGCCAGCGCCCGCATGGGCTATGGCCGGGTGCTGACCCTGGAGCCGAACAACCGCCGCGCCCAGGAAGGCATCCGCCAGCTGGAGCTGATCCGCACCCTCGACGAGCGCGTGGCGCTGGGCCAGGCGGCGCTGCGCCAGGGCGACCTGTTCGGTGCCGAGCGCTACATGCGCGAAGTGCTGCGCCTGGACCCGCAGAACCAGAAGGGCATTGCCCTGCGCAGCGACATCGAGAACGTGCAGGCGCGCACCGCGCAACCGTTCCCGCAACTGCGCAGCAAGCTGGAGCGGCCGGTGACCCTGGAGTTTCGCGATGCCAACCTGAAGACCATCTTCGAGGTGCTGTCCCAGGTCGCCGGCATCAACTTCATCTTCGACAAGGACATGCGCCCGGACATGAAGGCCACCATCTTCGTGCGCGAGTTGCGCATCGAGGACGCCGTGGCGCTGCTGCTGGAACAGAACCAGCTGCGGCAGAAGATCGTCAACGAGAACACCCTGATGATCTACCCCGACTCGCCGCAGAAGACCAAGGACTACCAGGAACTGGTCATGCGCACCTTCTACCTGACCAGCATCGACTCCAACACCGCGCTGAACATGGTCAAGACCATGCTCAAGACCCGCGACGTGTTCGTCGATGAGCGCCTCAACACCCTGACCATGCGCGACACCCCCGATGCCGTGCGCATGGCCGAAAAGCTGCTGCAGTCGCAGGACCAGTCCAACCCCGAGGTGGTGCTGGAAGTGGAGGTGATGGAAGTGGCCACTTCGCGCATCCTCGACCTCGGCCTGCAATGGCCCAACACCTTCGGCGTGCTGAGCTCCGACGGCCAGCCGGTAAGCGTGCTCGACCAGCTCAAGGGCATCGACTCCAGCCGCATCAGCATCGCGCCGGCACCGCAGGCCAAGATCAACGCGCAGGACAAGGACATCAACACCCTGGCCAGCCCGGTGATCCGCGTCAGCAACCGCGAGCAGGCGCGCATCCACATCGGCCAGCGGGTACCGATCATCAGCGCCACCTCGGTGCCGTCCACCCAGGGCCCGGTGATCACCGAAAGCGTCACCTACCTGGACGTGGGCCTGAAGCTTGAGGTGCAGCCCACCGTGCACCTGAACAACGAAGTGGCGATCAAGGTAGCCCTGGAGGTGAGCAACGCCACCCCGCTGGAAGCCACCCGCCAGGGCACCATTCCGGTCCAGGTCGACACCCGCAACGCCCAGACCACTCTGCGCCTGCACGATGGCGAAACCCAGGTGCTGGCCGGCCTGGTGCGCAACGACCATAACGCCAGCGGCAACAAGATCCCGGGCCTTGGCGACATCCCTGGCCTGGGCCGGCTGTTCGGCAGCAACAAGGACGACATGAGCAAGTCGGAGCTGGTGCTGGCGATCACCCCGCGCATCGTGCGCAACCTGCCGTACCAGAGCCCGTCGGACATGGAGTTCGCCACCGGCACCGAGTCGGCCATGCAGGTGCGGCAGATGGCGCCGTTGCCGCCAGCGGATGTGCCTGGCAATGCCCCGGCCACCGATGCCCCGGTGGTGGAAAGCCAGATGGCGATCGCCCCGCCCAAAGGGAGCCCGCGGCCATGA
- a CDS encoding GspMb/PilO family protein translates to MRARESLNSLILQERLRRVGPVGLAAAAVGLLAVGVLCAGVLPQWQNLRELRATEADASVQVERVRRGELKIAIKPEQQALDSLRQQLPGQPRASELIERLYHLASAEHISLARGEYALGIDPKTQLARYQIVLPVRGSYPQIRGFLKGLLKQLPTLVLEDLELQRKRIGDSELNARLRMTLYLSRS, encoded by the coding sequence ATGCGCGCCCGTGAATCGCTGAACAGCCTGATCCTCCAGGAGCGCCTGCGTCGCGTCGGCCCGGTCGGCCTGGCTGCGGCTGCGGTGGGCCTGCTGGCCGTAGGCGTGCTGTGCGCCGGGGTGTTGCCGCAATGGCAGAACCTGCGCGAACTGCGCGCCACCGAAGCGGACGCCAGCGTGCAGGTCGAGCGGGTCAGGCGTGGCGAGCTGAAGATTGCCATCAAACCCGAGCAGCAGGCCCTCGACAGCCTGCGCCAGCAACTGCCGGGGCAGCCCCGGGCCAGTGAGCTGATCGAGCGCCTGTACCACCTGGCCAGCGCCGAGCATATCAGCCTGGCGCGTGGCGAATATGCCCTGGGCATCGACCCCAAGACGCAACTGGCGCGCTACCAGATCGTGCTGCCGGTACGCGGCAGCTACCCGCAGATTCGCGGTTTCCTCAAGGGCCTGCTCAAGCAGTTGCCGACCCTGGTGCTGGAAGACCTGGAGCTGCAACGCAAACGCATTGGCGACAGCGAGCTCAACGCCCGCCTGCGCATGACCCTTTACCTGTCGAGGTCATGA
- a CDS encoding PilN domain-containing protein produces MRRLDLEFQPRRNGPLAWSLLAVASATVAGLVLLQQSLQAEQVEREASVHSLEQQLGRRPATVAPLSSAASREQAERLAQMQSVSQQLQRPWQQLFAMLEAQPQDDVALLSLAPDARKGQLRITAEARNLEAMLQYHQRLEASAELSDVSLLNHEVLAAQPEHPVRFTLTATWETGHARP; encoded by the coding sequence ATGCGCCGCCTCGACCTGGAATTCCAGCCCCGGCGCAACGGCCCGTTGGCCTGGTCGCTGCTGGCCGTGGCGAGCGCCACCGTTGCCGGCCTGGTGCTGCTGCAACAAAGCTTGCAGGCCGAGCAGGTCGAACGGGAGGCCAGCGTGCACAGCCTGGAGCAGCAACTGGGCCGTCGCCCGGCCACTGTCGCGCCGCTGAGCAGCGCCGCCAGCCGCGAACAGGCCGAGCGCCTGGCGCAGATGCAAAGCGTCTCGCAGCAACTGCAACGGCCTTGGCAGCAGCTGTTCGCCATGCTCGAAGCGCAGCCCCAGGACGACGTGGCGCTGCTAAGCCTGGCCCCCGACGCGCGCAAAGGCCAACTGCGCATCACCGCCGAGGCGCGCAACCTGGAAGCGATGCTGCAGTACCACCAGCGCCTGGAGGCCAGTGCCGAGCTCAGCGATGTGTCGTTGCTTAACCACGAAGTGCTGGCCGCGCAGCCCGAACACCCGGTGCGCTTCACCCTCACCGCTACCTGGGAGACCGGCCATGCGCGCCCGTGA